From a single Paenibacillus sp. FSL R5-0345 genomic region:
- the pheT gene encoding phenylalanine--tRNA ligase subunit beta: MKVSTGWLADYTSIEGVTAEKLAEKITAAGIEIDGVERRNKGISGIVTGYVKSKEKHPDADKLNICIVDAGQGEDLQIVCGAKNVAEGQTVPVALVGAKLPGLDIKKAKLRGVLSQGMICSAKELGLNDKLLPKEQQEGILVLPEGTEIGQDISKLLGLDDEILEFDLTPNRSDCLSMIGAAYEVSAILGREIKLPNPAGEIIEISGAAAKSISVKIENEELCSHYAVRYISGVKPAASPLWIQNRLMAAGIRPINNIVDITNYVMLEYGQPLHAFDADKIEGGELGVRLAHEGEVLTTLDGQERKLEPHMLVIADGAKAVALAGVMGGQDTEVTAETVNLVLESAKFDGGTVRKTSRQLGLRSEASLRFEKEVDPNAVIPALNRAAVLIARYAGGSVHEGIVQAGTVATEEKVLTLSLEKLNRYLGTDLSLLEVKTLFGRLHFKCGDTAQGLIEVQVPTRRGDINYDVDLIEEIARLYGYDNIPTTLIEGVTTPGALTHKQSLRRELRRLLSHGGYQEVMGYSFIQPAQSKMFPELSEGSQAVKLAMPMSEERSVLRTSLLPQLLDIASYNTNRRQSDLALFEIGNVFFTDEEQLTRQPRELPVLGLLLSGSLTVKQWNVSAQPVDFFDLKGALESVFAYLGLTDRIIYEGDSPEGYHPGRSASVYLLGDEGRVKIGTMGQLHPELQRELDLVDTYVAEILLQPLYDNTHSRLQYNELPRFPGMERDIAVVVDSTVPAGDLLASIRANGGTLLQSVQVFDVYTGGKLESGKKSIAISLLYRHGEHTLTDEEVGEVHDKLLSSLQQTFGAELRK; this comes from the coding sequence ATGAAAGTATCAACCGGTTGGTTGGCTGATTATACATCGATTGAAGGAGTAACCGCCGAAAAGCTAGCGGAGAAGATTACCGCTGCCGGCATTGAAATTGACGGAGTAGAGCGCCGCAATAAAGGGATTTCGGGCATCGTAACCGGCTATGTGAAATCGAAGGAAAAGCATCCTGATGCTGATAAGCTGAACATATGTATCGTGGATGCAGGTCAAGGTGAAGATCTGCAAATCGTCTGCGGCGCAAAAAATGTGGCTGAAGGACAAACCGTTCCTGTAGCTCTTGTAGGCGCTAAGCTGCCAGGGCTGGATATCAAAAAAGCAAAGCTGCGCGGAGTATTATCGCAAGGGATGATCTGCTCAGCTAAAGAATTAGGACTGAACGATAAATTGCTTCCTAAAGAGCAACAAGAAGGAATTCTTGTGCTTCCAGAGGGAACAGAGATCGGTCAAGATATTTCAAAGTTGCTGGGTTTAGATGATGAGATTCTGGAATTCGATCTGACTCCGAACCGTTCAGATTGTCTAAGCATGATTGGTGCTGCTTATGAAGTGAGCGCGATTCTTGGACGCGAGATCAAATTGCCTAATCCAGCAGGCGAAATCATTGAGATCAGCGGAGCAGCTGCTAAATCTATTTCCGTTAAGATTGAGAATGAAGAACTTTGCAGTCACTACGCTGTTCGTTATATCTCGGGTGTTAAACCTGCAGCATCACCGCTGTGGATTCAGAATCGTCTGATGGCGGCAGGGATTCGTCCAATTAACAACATCGTAGACATCACTAACTATGTGATGCTCGAATACGGACAGCCGCTGCATGCTTTTGATGCAGATAAAATCGAAGGCGGAGAACTCGGCGTTCGTCTTGCTCATGAAGGTGAAGTCCTGACTACACTTGATGGCCAAGAACGGAAGCTTGAGCCACATATGCTCGTTATCGCTGATGGAGCTAAAGCAGTAGCTCTGGCTGGAGTAATGGGAGGACAGGATACAGAAGTTACTGCTGAAACGGTAAATCTCGTTCTGGAATCCGCTAAGTTTGATGGAGGAACTGTTCGTAAAACCTCGCGTCAACTGGGGCTTCGCTCGGAAGCATCCCTTCGTTTCGAGAAAGAAGTGGACCCAAATGCAGTTATTCCTGCATTGAACCGCGCAGCAGTACTTATTGCACGTTATGCTGGCGGATCTGTGCATGAAGGAATTGTTCAAGCAGGAACAGTCGCAACTGAAGAGAAGGTACTGACTTTGTCCTTGGAGAAGCTGAACCGTTATCTCGGAACAGATCTGTCCTTGCTAGAAGTGAAGACATTGTTTGGACGTCTTCATTTCAAGTGTGGTGATACTGCACAAGGGCTGATCGAAGTTCAGGTGCCGACTAGACGTGGCGATATCAACTATGATGTTGACCTTATCGAAGAAATTGCTCGTCTGTACGGGTACGACAATATTCCAACGACTCTGATTGAAGGAGTTACAACGCCAGGTGCATTAACGCATAAGCAATCACTCCGCCGTGAACTGCGTCGCCTGTTGTCGCATGGCGGTTATCAGGAAGTGATGGGCTACTCCTTCATCCAGCCGGCACAAAGCAAAATGTTCCCTGAGTTATCAGAAGGCTCACAAGCGGTTAAATTGGCTATGCCAATGAGTGAAGAACGCAGTGTACTGCGTACTAGCCTTCTGCCACAACTTTTGGATATTGCTAGCTACAATACCAACCGTCGTCAAAGCGATCTAGCGTTGTTTGAAATCGGCAATGTCTTCTTCACGGATGAAGAACAGTTGACTCGCCAGCCGCGTGAGTTGCCAGTGCTGGGTTTGTTGCTTAGCGGTAGCCTAACCGTGAAGCAATGGAACGTTTCAGCACAGCCTGTCGATTTCTTTGATTTGAAGGGTGCGCTAGAATCGGTGTTTGCTTATTTGGGTCTTACAGACAGAATCATCTACGAGGGAGACAGTCCAGAAGGATATCATCCTGGACGTTCCGCGTCTGTGTACCTGCTCGGAGACGAGGGTCGTGTGAAGATCGGAACGATGGGTCAGCTCCATCCGGAACTGCAAAGAGAGCTTGATCTAGTGGATACCTATGTCGCTGAGATTTTATTGCAGCCGCTGTATGATAACACGCACAGCCGTCTGCAATATAATGAGCTTCCACGTTTCCCGGGAATGGAACGGGATATTGCTGTGGTTGTTGATTCAACTGTACCAGCGGGCGATCTGCTAGCTTCCATCCGTGCAAACGGAGGGACTTTGCTACAATCCGTTCAGGTATTCGACGTGTACACTGGCGGCAAATTAGAGAGTGGGAAGAAGAGCATTGCGATCTCACTTCTGTATCGTCACGGTGAACATACATTGACAGATGAAGAGGTTGGAGAAGTACACGATAAGCTATTATCGTCCCTTCAACAAACTTTTGGTGCAGAATTAAGAAAATAG
- a CDS encoding spore coat protein, which translates to MNAQNSAAFMPDEDLMNTILCDLKRTVREYATAATESACPAVRRVFNDMTMNTLRLQGELYTQMSQLNMYPAPAKALRQDVDKQLQTAQQLQQKAGQFVQQKTGQAGSFAHNANAHLHSNGQHQPSHLM; encoded by the coding sequence ATGAACGCACAAAATTCAGCAGCATTTATGCCAGATGAGGATTTGATGAACACCATTTTGTGTGACTTGAAGCGGACGGTCCGTGAATATGCGACCGCCGCTACAGAATCAGCATGTCCAGCGGTTCGTCGGGTATTTAACGACATGACCATGAACACGCTTCGACTTCAGGGCGAGCTTTATACGCAGATGTCCCAACTGAATATGTATCCTGCACCTGCAAAAGCATTGCGCCAAGATGTAGACAAACAGCTCCAAACTGCACAGCAATTGCAGCAAAAAGCCGGACAATTTGTTCAGCAAAAAACCGGACAAGCTGGATCCTTTGCTCACAATGCGAACGCGCATCTTCATTCGAATGGGCAACATCAACCGTCTCATTTAATGTAA
- the zapA gene encoding cell division protein ZapA, translated as MDRTRVAVEIYGTSYKLVGSSTEYMKQVARYVDEHMRTISKSHTRLDTPRIAVLAAVHMAEQAIQVQDFKNELNMMTGERSELRLEVSRLLEVQRERQEEYERLEAAAKEEAERLIAAIEEERKRHLEIQENERKVHADQLQEANQAAEAAREKLEEELLAREQELQALRASYEAEQAAIRENHREELAIAEAIRLQQLEEQKTAHLLELENIRETLIKEKTDTLSALELELTETRSTLEKQLEETKSTLGKELEDTTTKLGKELAEEREALQRELAKNKELRQSQGTQEHRHKQSIQELEKQLAELRGGTGQLQSRLRAAEASLKSERDARQTLLGQYEAVVKREEQLSEELRTATELGVLLNEELEELRQRYQQSQNEASELRKSLQETSDNLHRVQEELAGSMAEAANWQELSDKRMDDIGELEMNLLESEEKSLTLQKEIEVLRGQADGLVQQLDHQVQLRTDAEEETAALREQGGQVQKELSALRERYEELISQYDEVLQDGERLQERYQLLQEEGEETARRLEELSEASREAAATVAEQQGVLKEAEAYGASWKHKYEELFERQQQWSDLEAKLREEIDIWQQEAGEAEAKQESIERERSEVLQQLGEVGENYELAQGQLRLLQVQFEMHQNELQKMTDEHRNLQEEYAKLQNEYNEWIQLIEQDS; from the coding sequence ATGGACCGGACTCGTGTCGCCGTGGAGATATACGGAACTTCCTATAAACTCGTCGGAAGCAGCACTGAATATATGAAACAAGTGGCCCGTTATGTTGACGAACATATGCGCACGATTTCTAAATCACACACCAGACTGGATACGCCGCGTATTGCGGTGCTTGCAGCAGTACATATGGCGGAGCAGGCTATTCAGGTTCAGGATTTTAAAAATGAACTCAACATGATGACAGGTGAACGCAGTGAACTGCGATTGGAAGTATCTCGCCTGCTGGAGGTTCAGCGGGAGCGACAAGAAGAATATGAACGCCTTGAAGCGGCGGCTAAGGAAGAAGCAGAGCGACTGATTGCTGCGATTGAAGAAGAACGCAAGCGTCATCTGGAGATCCAGGAGAACGAGCGCAAGGTACATGCGGACCAGCTTCAGGAGGCAAACCAAGCGGCTGAAGCTGCGCGAGAGAAGCTGGAAGAGGAGCTGCTTGCGCGTGAGCAGGAGCTTCAAGCACTGCGGGCAAGCTATGAGGCAGAACAGGCTGCTATTCGTGAGAATCATCGAGAGGAGCTAGCGATTGCAGAAGCCATCCGTCTGCAGCAATTGGAAGAGCAGAAGACGGCGCATCTGCTAGAGCTGGAGAACATCCGTGAGACGCTGATTAAGGAGAAGACAGATACTTTGTCTGCCCTGGAGCTTGAGTTAACCGAGACCAGGTCAACATTAGAGAAACAGCTTGAGGAAACCAAATCGACATTAGGTAAGGAACTCGAGGATACAACAACGAAGCTAGGCAAGGAACTGGCTGAAGAGCGGGAAGCTTTACAACGGGAGCTTGCTAAGAATAAGGAGCTTCGACAATCGCAAGGCACTCAGGAACACAGACATAAGCAAAGCATTCAAGAGCTTGAGAAACAGCTGGCTGAGCTCCGTGGTGGAACAGGACAACTTCAGTCTAGACTCCGTGCGGCTGAAGCCAGTCTTAAGAGTGAACGAGATGCTCGTCAAACGCTGCTCGGACAATATGAAGCGGTGGTTAAACGCGAAGAGCAGCTCAGTGAGGAACTGCGTACGGCTACTGAGTTAGGTGTGCTGTTGAATGAAGAGCTGGAAGAATTGCGTCAGCGTTATCAGCAGTCACAGAATGAAGCATCAGAGCTGCGGAAGTCATTACAAGAAACGAGTGATAATCTGCACCGTGTTCAGGAAGAACTCGCTGGATCTATGGCGGAGGCAGCGAATTGGCAAGAGCTTTCGGATAAACGGATGGATGATATTGGCGAACTGGAAATGAATCTGCTGGAGTCCGAGGAGAAATCACTGACACTTCAGAAGGAGATTGAGGTTCTTCGGGGTCAAGCGGATGGATTAGTACAACAATTAGATCATCAAGTTCAACTTCGTACAGATGCAGAAGAGGAAACTGCAGCACTCCGTGAACAAGGTGGACAGGTTCAGAAGGAACTGTCTGCGCTTCGTGAACGCTATGAGGAACTAATCTCTCAATATGACGAAGTACTGCAAGATGGCGAACGTCTGCAGGAAAGATATCAGCTGCTGCAGGAAGAAGGCGAAGAGACAGCACGACGTTTGGAAGAGTTGTCTGAAGCTAGCCGTGAAGCCGCTGCTACTGTTGCTGAGCAGCAGGGAGTGCTTAAGGAGGCCGAGGCGTACGGAGCTTCCTGGAAGCACAAGTACGAGGAGTTATTCGAGCGGCAGCAGCAGTGGAGTGATTTAGAAGCGAAGCTGCGCGAAGAGATAGATATTTGGCAGCAGGAGGCCGGTGAGGCTGAGGCGAAGCAGGAATCTATTGAACGTGAACGCAGTGAGGTGCTTCAGCAGCTTGGTGAAGTCGGCGAGAACTATGAGTTGGCTCAAGGACAACTGCGTCTGCTACAGGTCCAGTTTGAGATGCATCAGAATGAGCTACAGAAGATGACGGATGAGCATCGTAATCTTCAAGAGGAATATGCCAAGCTTCAGAATGAATATAATGAATGGATTCAACTGATCGAACAGGATAGTTGA
- a CDS encoding NAD(P)/FAD-dependent oxidoreductase has translation MRLNSGTPPWRNTLQDPPTYPALEDTIRCDCLVVGAGMGGAMASYRLSLSGAEAVLIEKKRVGSGSSHANTGLLQISNDKSLTSCMNTFGEKNGLLFYQLCQAGVRNILDLPAKLDIDPQIIPRSSLLYASTHEDVPALREEYENLVAHGFDSDFWEEEKIASVYSFSKPAALYSRGDAEANPFRTVHSLIAKAAMNGVHVYEQTEAKRYEFTEDGVICHTEHGRIIAKKVIFAMGYETQEFKKDRGAELINTYAVMTKPLKEFPKWHERSLLWETARPYLYFRTTPEGRIIAGGKDEPLTDPERRDVRVISQSQRLLEELEALFPEIKGIEIEYSWGAVFGSTRDGLPYIGPHPKFPHCYFIEGYGGNGTVYSMIAAELLTDTIAGKHRPELDLFSLTRSVKPSPSQNTNVNTQKWN, from the coding sequence ATGAGACTAAATAGCGGCACCCCCCCTTGGAGAAACACTTTACAAGACCCTCCAACTTATCCCGCGCTAGAGGATACCATACGCTGTGATTGCCTGGTTGTAGGCGCTGGAATGGGCGGAGCAATGGCATCCTATCGCTTGTCGTTAAGCGGAGCGGAGGCTGTTCTGATCGAAAAAAAACGAGTTGGCAGCGGAAGTTCACATGCCAATACTGGTCTGCTGCAAATATCTAACGACAAATCGTTAACCTCATGTATGAACACCTTTGGAGAAAAGAACGGCTTGCTCTTTTATCAGCTATGCCAAGCAGGGGTTAGAAATATTCTGGATCTGCCGGCCAAACTCGATATCGATCCCCAAATCATTCCTCGCAGCAGCCTTTTATATGCCAGTACACATGAGGATGTACCCGCTCTGCGAGAAGAATATGAGAATCTCGTTGCTCACGGATTCGATTCTGATTTCTGGGAAGAGGAAAAAATAGCTTCTGTGTATTCTTTTTCAAAACCCGCTGCGCTTTATTCACGCGGTGATGCAGAGGCGAATCCTTTCCGGACGGTTCACAGCCTGATCGCCAAGGCAGCAATGAATGGTGTACATGTTTATGAGCAAACCGAGGCTAAACGCTATGAATTTACTGAAGATGGCGTAATTTGCCACACAGAGCATGGACGCATCATTGCGAAAAAGGTTATCTTTGCAATGGGCTATGAAACGCAGGAGTTTAAAAAAGACCGGGGCGCTGAGCTGATCAATACGTATGCTGTGATGACAAAGCCTCTGAAGGAATTTCCGAAATGGCATGAGCGCAGCCTTCTTTGGGAAACCGCCCGACCGTATTTGTATTTTCGGACAACACCGGAGGGACGTATTATTGCAGGAGGCAAAGATGAGCCATTGACGGATCCCGAGCGTCGTGATGTCAGAGTAATCTCTCAGAGTCAACGGTTACTGGAAGAGCTGGAAGCTCTGTTTCCTGAAATCAAAGGCATCGAGATTGAATACTCCTGGGGAGCTGTATTCGGCTCCACGCGTGATGGGCTCCCTTATATCGGCCCACATCCCAAGTTCCCTCATTGCTATTTCATCGAGGGTTATGGAGGCAATGGGACGGTGTACAGCATGATTGCTGCGGAGTTATTAACAGATACGATTGCGGGTAAACACCGGCCGGAGCTAGATCTATTCTCGTTGACACGATCAGTTAAACCTTCTCCTTCTCAGAATACGAACGTTAATACACAGAAATGGAATTAA
- a CDS encoding phage holin family protein, whose translation MNFLSHVGRFVVAALVLMVVGWIVPQFTIGGFWSALILALVIALLGWVVEGIFGKKATPFGRGIVGFIVSALVIWVAQFVVSGVSVSILGAILAALVIGIVDLFLPVSTPFEAAK comes from the coding sequence TTGAATTTCTTAAGTCATGTGGGTCGTTTTGTTGTAGCAGCGCTTGTTCTGATGGTTGTCGGTTGGATTGTTCCACAGTTCACTATTGGAGGCTTTTGGAGCGCTCTTATCCTTGCACTGGTGATCGCGTTACTCGGCTGGGTTGTCGAAGGAATCTTCGGCAAGAAAGCAACACCCTTCGGCCGCGGTATCGTCGGTTTTATCGTCAGTGCATTAGTCATCTGGGTCGCCCAATTCGTAGTGAGTGGAGTTAGCGTATCCATTCTAGGAGCAATCCTGGCAGCACTGGTCATCGGTATTGTCGACTTGTTTTTACCGGTATCCACCCCGTTCGAAGCGGCAAAGTAA
- a CDS encoding cupredoxin domain-containing protein: protein MKRVAILLSIVFVIALTACSNSNNNTASNSGNESKPEIEAETELIITATNYSFDQEEYHLKKGVPVKIIFKNDSGNHGILIPEFELQLNSKKSSKVIVPEEAGTFEMTCSIMCGSGHSGMNAKIIVE, encoded by the coding sequence ATGAAGAGAGTTGCAATTCTGCTTTCCATTGTGTTTGTAATAGCTCTCACTGCCTGCAGCAACAGTAACAATAATACAGCAAGTAATAGCGGTAATGAATCTAAGCCAGAAATCGAAGCAGAAACAGAACTCATAATTACGGCTACAAATTACAGCTTTGATCAGGAAGAATATCATTTAAAAAAAGGTGTACCCGTCAAAATTATTTTTAAAAACGATAGCGGCAATCATGGCATCCTTATCCCTGAATTTGAACTCCAGCTTAATAGCAAAAAATCCTCAAAGGTAATTGTTCCGGAAGAAGCCGGCACATTCGAAATGACCTGTTCGATTATGTGCGGTTCCGGACATAGCGGTATGAATGCAAAAATCATCGTAGAATAG
- a CDS encoding DUF350 domain-containing protein — protein sequence MQGDIDLLLGHPLGALLGYFAVAILGLVVFLSIFEMVTKYNCWEEIRKGNLAVAMATGGKIFGICNVLRFSIESGVSIYETMKWSVVGFLLLLLAYFLFEFLTPVFSIDEEIAADNRAVGLIAMLISVSLSYVIGAAIF from the coding sequence GTGCAAGGAGATATTGATCTTTTGCTGGGTCATCCGCTAGGTGCCTTGCTTGGCTACTTTGCAGTGGCAATTCTAGGGCTCGTTGTATTTTTGTCTATTTTTGAAATGGTAACGAAATATAATTGCTGGGAAGAAATTCGCAAGGGAAACTTGGCAGTAGCCATGGCTACTGGCGGCAAAATCTTCGGAATTTGCAACGTGCTGCGCTTCAGTATTGAATCAGGTGTCTCGATTTATGAGACGATGAAGTGGTCGGTTGTTGGTTTTTTACTGCTGCTGCTTGCCTATTTTTTATTTGAATTTCTAACCCCGGTATTCTCTATTGATGAGGAGATCGCTGCGGATAACCGTGCTGTTGGGCTAATAGCAATGCTGATCTCGGTTTCGTTGTCTTATGTGATCGGTGCAGCTATATTTTAA
- a CDS encoding endonuclease MutS2, with the protein MDDKILHTLEYRKILNKLMQYTQTSMGRLTAEQLRPSGDFEGVKKLLQATDEAANVDRLKGIPSFGGISDIRAALKRASIGGMLGTTELLAVGTTIGGARRVKRFLAAMHEEEKIEFLFSLSDVLSEQKHVEDAIRLCIDENADVLDTASSELATIRRELRGGETRIREKLDSMIRSSSVSKMLQDQLVTIRGDRFVIPVKAEYRAHFGGIVHDQSGSGATLFIEPESIVAMNNKLRETRLREEREIEIILHRLTALVADIAEEMTYDIDILGELDFIFSKARLARDMKATQPRMNDRGYLKLRKGRHPLIPAEHVVPLDVELGNQYSSIIVTGPNTGGKTVTLKTIGLLSLMSMSGLFIPAEEGSQMCVFDAIYADIGDEQSIEQSLSTFSSHMTNIISILRRMTPKSLILLDEVGAGTDPAEGSALAIAILEHIHRTECRMVATTHYSELKAYAYERKGVINASMEFDVQSLSPTYRLLIGVPGRSNAFAIAERLGLPGAILEHARGEVKEEDLRVEHMIASLEENRLGAEQEHERAESIRREVEELRSRHQQELEKLESQRDKRLEKAEKDASAILEKARKEAEEIISDLRRLAMEEGASVKEHKLIEARRRLDEAEPSPRKKAATRKPAKAPRTIGPGDEVKVDSLNQKGFVVELSGTKEALVQFGIMKMKVSLDDLELLSSKAASAPVPLRQATTVKRSRDENIRRELDLRGTNLEEAIMETDRFIDEAFLGNLGQISIIHGKGTGVLRTGIQEYLRKHRHVKSYRLGNYNEGGAGVTVAELQ; encoded by the coding sequence TTGGACGACAAAATTTTGCATACGCTTGAATATCGCAAGATTTTAAATAAATTAATGCAATATACGCAAACCTCAATGGGGCGATTGACTGCGGAGCAGCTAAGACCCTCCGGTGATTTTGAAGGCGTGAAAAAGCTACTTCAAGCCACGGATGAAGCGGCTAATGTAGATCGCCTGAAGGGTATTCCTTCATTTGGCGGGATAAGCGATATTCGAGCTGCACTAAAACGTGCCTCTATAGGCGGAATGCTGGGAACAACTGAACTGCTGGCAGTGGGAACTACCATTGGCGGAGCAAGAAGAGTCAAACGCTTCCTGGCAGCTATGCATGAGGAAGAGAAGATTGAATTCCTATTTTCACTCAGCGATGTTTTGTCAGAGCAAAAACATGTAGAAGATGCCATTCGTTTATGCATAGACGAGAACGCAGATGTTCTTGACACGGCTAGCTCTGAATTGGCTACGATTCGACGTGAATTACGCGGCGGAGAGACTCGAATTCGTGAGAAGCTGGATTCCATGATTCGTTCTTCTTCCGTATCTAAAATGCTGCAGGATCAGCTGGTAACGATTCGTGGGGATCGGTTTGTTATTCCTGTAAAAGCGGAGTATCGTGCGCATTTCGGTGGTATCGTACATGATCAGTCTGGATCAGGTGCGACTTTATTTATCGAACCTGAGTCTATTGTGGCGATGAATAACAAACTGCGTGAAACACGGCTGCGTGAAGAGCGGGAGATTGAGATCATTTTGCATAGGTTGACAGCGCTAGTAGCTGATATAGCCGAAGAAATGACTTATGATATCGATATTTTAGGTGAGCTTGATTTCATCTTCTCTAAGGCACGTCTTGCACGAGATATGAAGGCTACGCAGCCTCGCATGAATGATCGCGGGTATTTGAAGCTGCGCAAAGGACGACATCCGCTGATTCCTGCGGAGCATGTGGTTCCTCTGGATGTAGAGCTCGGCAACCAATATAGCTCGATAATTGTAACTGGGCCTAATACAGGTGGTAAAACCGTTACACTCAAGACCATTGGACTGTTGAGTCTTATGTCGATGTCTGGTTTGTTCATTCCAGCAGAGGAAGGCAGTCAAATGTGTGTCTTTGATGCCATTTATGCAGATATTGGCGATGAACAGAGCATTGAGCAAAGTCTGAGTACGTTCTCCAGCCATATGACGAATATTATATCCATTCTGCGCCGAATGACTCCGAAGAGTCTTATTCTGCTTGATGAAGTGGGTGCAGGAACGGATCCGGCAGAAGGCTCCGCGCTGGCAATTGCCATTCTGGAGCATATTCACCGGACTGAATGCCGTATGGTCGCTACTACGCATTATAGCGAACTGAAGGCATATGCTTATGAGCGTAAAGGGGTCATCAATGCCAGCATGGAATTTGATGTCCAAAGTCTTAGTCCTACCTATCGTTTGCTGATCGGTGTTCCTGGACGAAGCAACGCTTTTGCAATTGCAGAGCGATTAGGTCTGCCAGGCGCGATTCTGGAGCATGCACGTGGTGAAGTGAAGGAAGAAGACCTTCGTGTGGAGCATATGATTGCTTCTCTTGAAGAGAATCGACTTGGTGCAGAGCAGGAACATGAGAGAGCAGAGAGTATCCGCCGTGAAGTGGAAGAACTGCGCAGCAGACACCAGCAAGAGCTTGAAAAGCTGGAAAGCCAGCGGGACAAACGACTGGAGAAAGCGGAGAAAGATGCGAGTGCGATTTTGGAGAAAGCGCGTAAGGAAGCTGAAGAAATCATCAGCGATTTGCGCCGCTTAGCTATGGAAGAAGGCGCTTCAGTCAAAGAACATAAGCTGATTGAAGCACGGAGACGTCTAGATGAAGCGGAACCTTCACCGCGTAAGAAAGCCGCTACTCGGAAGCCAGCTAAGGCTCCGCGGACGATTGGGCCTGGTGATGAAGTGAAAGTAGATAGCTTAAATCAAAAAGGTTTTGTAGTGGAATTAAGCGGCACTAAAGAGGCTTTAGTACAGTTTGGGATCATGAAGATGAAGGTGAGCCTGGATGATCTTGAACTGCTCTCATCTAAGGCCGCCTCTGCACCGGTGCCTCTTCGGCAGGCGACAACCGTTAAACGTTCCCGTGACGAGAATATTCGTAGAGAACTGGATTTACGGGGGACGAACCTAGAGGAAGCAATCATGGAGACGGATCGTTTTATTGATGAAGCTTTCTTAGGCAACTTGGGCCAGATTTCAATTATTCATGGTAAGGGTACAGGTGTGCTCCGCACAGGGATTCAAGAATATTTGCGTAAGCACAGACATGTTAAGAGCTATAGGCTTGGAAATTATAATGAAGGCGGCGCAGGCGTAACCGTAGCTGAGCTGCAATAG
- a CDS encoding GGDEF domain-containing protein — protein MIAAELWLRYSRLSPKLGVVSCGFLVSYLMYFVLEPYVDGAQMTLMMPIMVALIYFDSKLLYIMGIFSVVFYAGNYFGLERIFLNKPLLEFLMVECVFIIFVGMAHAVIIRAREARDNLERLTKEGQDLMVERAVSDKLLKTDALTGLYNHKTFHEYLDTLLEQCESNNLKLQLALFDIDNFKQVNDTYGHWVGDLVLKAVAEKVGGMIELNDFAARYGGEEFAVIFTDKSYSEAYKAIEELRINIARIEHLHAGNKPITVSIGICEYQLGDGKEILFRKTDNALYAAKKRGKNTVVNAFDNDGAEIATYG, from the coding sequence ATGATTGCAGCTGAGCTGTGGCTGCGGTATAGCAGACTTTCTCCTAAGCTCGGAGTGGTCAGTTGTGGATTTCTAGTATCCTATCTTATGTATTTTGTATTAGAGCCTTATGTTGATGGTGCGCAGATGACGTTAATGATGCCTATTATGGTTGCTCTAATTTACTTTGATAGTAAGCTTCTGTACATTATGGGGATATTCAGCGTAGTGTTTTATGCAGGGAATTATTTTGGATTAGAACGGATATTTCTGAATAAACCGTTGCTTGAATTCTTAATGGTAGAGTGTGTATTTATTATTTTCGTAGGGATGGCTCATGCGGTAATAATCCGAGCTCGGGAAGCGCGTGATAATCTAGAGAGATTAACGAAGGAAGGCCAAGATCTCATGGTGGAGAGGGCTGTTTCTGATAAGCTGCTCAAGACAGATGCGCTCACTGGGCTGTACAACCATAAAACATTTCATGAATACCTGGATACATTATTAGAGCAGTGTGAGAGCAACAACCTCAAATTACAGCTGGCTCTTTTCGATATCGATAATTTCAAGCAGGTTAATGATACATATGGGCACTGGGTAGGGGATCTTGTACTTAAGGCGGTTGCGGAAAAGGTTGGCGGCATGATCGAACTTAATGATTTTGCAGCCAGATACGGCGGTGAAGAGTTTGCAGTGATTTTTACGGACAAAAGTTATTCTGAGGCCTATAAAGCTATAGAGGAACTACGGATCAACATTGCTCGAATAGAGCATTTGCACGCTGGCAATAAGCCGATCACCGTAAGCATTGGAATATGTGAATATCAGCTAGGGGACGGGAAGGAGATTCTGTTCCGCAAAACGGATAATGCGCTATATGCAGCGAAGAAACGTGGCAAGAATACAGTCGTTAATGCTTTTGACAATGATGGAGCTGAAATTGCGACTTATGGATAA